Proteins from a genomic interval of Phycisphaerae bacterium RAS1:
- the mngB_2 gene encoding Mannosylglycerate hydrolase yields MHVFVLVALLAVFPSEVRPTSLVRGPQDDSKAIVHLVATRALATPLRVRVLDEQNATRSQQDVGGAGGRFTSGESLAVEIPLSLCDGKTPLTILLRESDGVESQATVTLAPPDRDWVMHFIPGFHYDPVWWNTQAHYCETGYKLASNVAPGLTLVQENLRLVEKDPDYRAALHQLPYLKTFMEARPQQRDELLRRIREGRISIVGGTYNELSSTLISLESTIRNAVYGTLFQKEILGGDGSVFWQCDVFGHDPSFPSVMVDTGHTAGAFARGPFHQWGAPREQVNFPSEFFWMSPDGRNILTHYMTGHYGYAYEKLAPGTNRAPDDAGVREALMAAMFEDLKRPALTHHVMLPMHSDFIRPMENLGQAVREWNAKYLSPKALISTPEAYFEAVRQEIARREIVVPVITRDMNPIYTGCPVSFADLKLAQRACETTLRDAEIFATIAMLEGANYPWRGIDRAWRQLLFCAHHDAVTGSMSDQVYIDVLYAYRDCLDIATQIRDRALAYLECSPAAPGQDGSPAAPGRSAAGRTDISPVPATGGTGVSPVPATGETPVPPATPTHIVWNSTGVRRDAEITVEVDGELRACLTKDLPGIGYKLVNLRELALATPQPKKTIDGDVVTLENDDLRVRVALSHGGAITSLFDKRESRELLRGPGNDVVLCEEYESLPGHGEGPWHLAPTGKRRSGTSVRARLVSASVPRAGAEAAVSAFQNAQRQQAPAAETPLATAPASVSPDSGASLPAALAGASRSDRSGDTSASAAESVTIEADYPEFTKRQTITLRSSPPRIDCRTEIIDWRGRSQLLRVEFPFAAEGLRPVYQTGGAVIGRPFSRDVDAAKDPWTLDQTCWQWAGLRGGAAVGEIAVYADESPATAGRVNRLAELMARVGITTTIRRGAARAYGDLAFDSNLPDFRVAIGTGGEAVRSDSPSNVQLPDDASIERLCEELALYIAGSERSDWRGWPAGRERGPMIVNRGSVSAHIREDGLAAVNLLRSCPSWPAGVWIDGPARRHPDGSPLELMHGTHGFEYSVVPRGGPSEVGPSALAQSFNQSPIIRKLNVREGGAALPKTWESMRVGGDALLMALKPVGFPEARWNSARDPAMRLVARLWNGDRSMRECAFFFPGPIVRTYLTDGTERSETNTGLEYQSGQARVSLSPNQFTTVAFDMRSPRMDADAPSLDPTDGDISPSEYWLENRGEGATGNGMLAVVPDVRSAELGDRPLDIPVRILNNDRGRTINTTLTLEAPPGLGATIEPAALTIRPSGVGVATLRVPARADRSAGPLRPAMKTPSDTEVRRYEPAEGGRATSAGGQPAEGGRATTDAEGRRYCDESLITIYADADDAGRRITGSVWLRELRGQVISDGASGWKPDETRATGLKPIPQDLEPAETFRDVERLPQPISLTVDRRVVAVGQSLAATIRNNTAGPISGEACWISPLAAWEAIPEWRRRVTIPAGGECRFDTPLGIAPGAMPTAFASACPDSYALLRFTYGGRVVYSETIATVSDPSRCVMEVAADRVRVEEGAGGELTIVTRAVSLSEFAQVTIDTPPGWTAELADRRFETVNGEQRLTTRFRITAANDAEKTATLRVIGPSGRTASLSAAVVPVQTARLVRNVNPPLGAAGSDSPADSDSPAAGSDSPAGSDSPAGSETPASHLSEPAAPSGGVTSRPTSRPTIDGDLSEWELAEFTRASGPAGEIRGAVRWSADTLYFAFDVADETFSQPNRGSQIWRGDCVQWALSPEPAATAAYDGVFEFGAAQTPDGPRVWCWIAGPGGRIGPIDDATMAMKHDAGRQRISYEIALPLTDLPGFGFAPGLKLGFAYAASDDDGDGFRGATEWSDGISGGKDASLFGTLALRGE; encoded by the coding sequence GTGCACGTTTTCGTACTCGTGGCGCTCCTGGCTGTCTTTCCGAGCGAGGTCCGGCCGACGTCGCTGGTTCGCGGGCCGCAGGATGATTCGAAGGCGATCGTTCACCTCGTCGCAACCCGCGCGCTGGCAACGCCGCTGCGCGTTCGTGTGCTCGATGAGCAGAATGCGACGCGGTCGCAGCAGGATGTCGGCGGCGCCGGCGGCAGGTTCACCTCGGGTGAATCGCTCGCCGTTGAAATCCCGCTGTCACTTTGCGACGGCAAGACGCCGCTCACGATCCTTCTGCGCGAGTCGGACGGTGTCGAATCGCAGGCAACCGTCACGCTCGCGCCGCCCGATCGCGATTGGGTGATGCACTTCATCCCCGGCTTCCACTACGACCCGGTCTGGTGGAACACGCAGGCGCATTATTGCGAGACGGGCTACAAGCTGGCCTCCAACGTCGCGCCGGGGTTGACGCTGGTGCAGGAAAACCTGCGGCTGGTGGAAAAAGACCCGGATTACAGGGCCGCGCTGCACCAGCTTCCCTATCTCAAGACGTTCATGGAGGCCCGGCCGCAGCAGCGCGACGAGCTGCTGCGACGCATCCGCGAGGGCCGCATCAGCATCGTCGGCGGTACGTACAACGAGCTCTCATCGACGCTCATCAGCCTCGAATCCACCATCCGCAACGCCGTCTACGGCACACTCTTCCAGAAGGAAATCCTCGGCGGCGACGGGTCGGTCTTCTGGCAATGCGACGTCTTCGGCCACGACCCGTCGTTTCCGAGCGTGATGGTCGATACCGGCCACACCGCCGGGGCGTTCGCCCGCGGGCCGTTTCACCAGTGGGGCGCCCCGCGCGAGCAGGTGAACTTCCCGTCGGAGTTCTTCTGGATGTCGCCCGACGGGCGGAACATCCTGACGCACTACATGACCGGGCACTACGGCTACGCGTACGAAAAGCTCGCGCCGGGTACGAACCGCGCCCCCGACGACGCCGGCGTCCGCGAAGCGCTGATGGCGGCGATGTTCGAAGACCTGAAACGGCCGGCGCTGACGCATCATGTCATGCTGCCGATGCACAGCGACTTCATCCGCCCGATGGAGAACCTGGGGCAGGCGGTGCGCGAATGGAACGCGAAGTACCTCTCGCCCAAGGCACTCATCAGCACGCCGGAGGCGTATTTTGAGGCCGTGCGTCAGGAAATCGCGCGGCGAGAGATCGTCGTGCCGGTGATTACGCGCGACATGAACCCGATCTACACCGGCTGCCCGGTGTCGTTCGCCGATCTGAAGCTGGCGCAGCGGGCGTGCGAAACGACGCTGCGCGACGCGGAGATTTTCGCGACGATCGCGATGCTGGAGGGAGCGAACTACCCGTGGCGCGGCATCGACCGCGCCTGGCGGCAGCTTCTGTTCTGTGCCCATCATGACGCCGTGACGGGGTCGATGTCGGATCAGGTGTACATCGACGTGCTCTACGCCTATCGCGATTGCCTGGACATCGCCACGCAGATTCGCGACCGCGCGCTGGCCTATTTGGAATGTAGCCCGGCCGCCCCCGGCCAGGATGGTAGCCCGGCCGCCCCCGGCCGGTCCGCCGCGGGTAGGACGGACATCTCGCCCGTCCCGGCGACGGGTGGAACGGGCGTCTCGCCCGTCCCGGCGACGGGCGAGACGCCCGTTCCACCCGCAACGCCGACGCACATCGTCTGGAACTCGACCGGCGTGCGGCGGGACGCGGAAATCACCGTCGAAGTGGACGGCGAGTTGCGTGCGTGCCTGACCAAAGACCTGCCCGGCATCGGCTACAAGCTCGTCAATCTGCGCGAGCTCGCGCTCGCGACGCCACAACCGAAAAAGACCATCGACGGCGACGTCGTCACGCTCGAAAACGACGACCTGCGCGTGAGAGTCGCGCTGTCTCATGGCGGGGCGATCACCAGCCTGTTCGACAAGCGCGAATCGCGCGAACTGCTCCGCGGCCCAGGCAACGATGTCGTACTCTGCGAAGAATACGAATCGCTCCCCGGCCACGGCGAAGGGCCCTGGCACCTGGCTCCAACCGGAAAACGCCGCAGCGGCACAAGTGTTCGCGCCCGGCTGGTGAGCGCATCTGTTCCGCGCGCTGGCGCGGAGGCGGCCGTTTCGGCATTTCAGAACGCGCAGCGCCAGCAAGCGCCCGCGGCGGAAACGCCCCTCGCGACAGCGCCGGCCTCCGTTTCGCCGGATTCCGGGGCGTCTCTCCCGGCCGCGCTCGCTGGCGCCTCGCGTTCTGACCGAAGCGGCGACACCAGCGCGTCAGCCGCCGAGAGCGTGACGATCGAAGCCGACTACCCCGAATTCACCAAGCGCCAGACGATCACGCTGCGCAGCAGTCCGCCGCGGATCGACTGCCGCACGGAGATCATCGACTGGCGCGGCCGCAGCCAGCTTCTGCGCGTCGAGTTCCCCTTCGCCGCCGAGGGGTTGCGGCCGGTGTATCAGACCGGCGGCGCGGTCATCGGCCGGCCGTTCTCGCGCGACGTGGACGCGGCGAAGGATCCGTGGACGCTGGATCAGACGTGCTGGCAGTGGGCGGGGCTGCGCGGCGGCGCAGCGGTCGGTGAGATTGCCGTCTACGCCGACGAAAGCCCGGCGACCGCCGGTCGCGTCAACCGCCTGGCGGAGCTGATGGCGCGCGTCGGGATTACGACGACCATCCGCCGCGGCGCCGCGCGCGCTTACGGCGACCTGGCATTCGATTCGAACTTGCCGGATTTCCGCGTCGCAATCGGCACGGGCGGCGAAGCCGTGCGCAGCGACTCGCCGTCGAACGTTCAACTTCCGGACGATGCGTCGATCGAGCGCCTCTGTGAGGAACTCGCACTGTACATCGCCGGGTCGGAGCGCTCGGATTGGCGCGGCTGGCCTGCGGGCCGCGAACGCGGACCAATGATCGTCAACCGCGGCTCTGTCAGCGCGCACATCCGCGAGGATGGTCTCGCTGCGGTCAATCTGTTGCGAAGCTGCCCCTCCTGGCCGGCAGGCGTGTGGATCGACGGGCCGGCGCGGCGCCACCCCGACGGCTCGCCGCTAGAGCTGATGCACGGCACGCATGGCTTCGAATACTCCGTCGTGCCGCGCGGCGGTCCATCGGAGGTCGGCCCGTCGGCACTCGCCCAGTCGTTCAATCAGTCGCCCATCATCCGCAAGCTGAACGTGCGGGAAGGCGGCGCGGCCCTTCCGAAAACCTGGGAAAGCATGCGCGTGGGTGGCGACGCTCTGCTGATGGCGCTCAAGCCGGTCGGCTTCCCGGAGGCGCGCTGGAATTCCGCGCGCGACCCGGCGATGCGTCTCGTGGCGCGGTTGTGGAACGGCGACCGCTCGATGCGCGAATGCGCGTTCTTCTTTCCCGGGCCGATCGTCCGCACGTACCTGACAGACGGGACCGAGCGTTCAGAGACGAACACCGGCCTTGAGTACCAGTCAGGTCAGGCACGCGTCTCGTTGTCCCCGAACCAGTTCACAACAGTCGCATTCGACATGCGTTCGCCACGGATGGACGCAGACGCCCCTTCCCTCGACCCCACCGATGGCGACATTTCCCCAAGCGAATACTGGCTCGAAAACCGCGGCGAGGGCGCGACCGGAAACGGCATGCTCGCGGTCGTTCCCGATGTGCGCTCGGCGGAACTCGGCGACAGGCCACTCGATATTCCCGTGCGAATTCTCAACAACGACCGCGGGCGGACGATCAATACGACGCTCACGCTCGAAGCGCCGCCGGGACTGGGTGCGACGATCGAGCCGGCGGCGCTGACGATCCGCCCCAGCGGCGTCGGCGTCGCGACGCTGCGCGTGCCGGCGCGCGCCGACCGTAGCGCCGGACCTCTGCGTCCGGCGATGAAGACGCCGTCGGACACGGAGGTCCGACGCTACGAACCGGCCGAGGGCGGCCGGGCTACATCGGCCGGGGGCCAGCCGGCCGAGGGCGGCCGGGCTACAACGGACGCGGAGGGCCGACGCTACTGTGACGAGTCGCTGATCACGATCTACGCCGATGCAGATGACGCCGGGCGGAGAATCACCGGCAGCGTCTGGCTGCGCGAGCTGCGCGGGCAGGTGATTTCGGATGGTGCATCGGGCTGGAAGCCCGATGAAACACGCGCGACGGGCTTGAAGCCCATACCACAAGACCTTGAACCCGCCGAAACCTTCCGGGACGTCGAACGACTGCCGCAGCCGATCTCGCTCACCGTCGATCGTCGCGTCGTCGCCGTCGGACAATCGCTCGCCGCGACCATTCGCAACAACACCGCCGGACCGATCAGCGGCGAAGCCTGCTGGATTTCACCGCTGGCGGCGTGGGAGGCGATTCCGGAATGGCGACGACGCGTCACGATCCCCGCCGGCGGCGAGTGTCGATTCGATACGCCGCTCGGTATCGCGCCGGGTGCCATGCCGACGGCCTTTGCGTCGGCATGTCCCGACTCCTACGCGCTGCTGCGTTTCACCTACGGCGGCCGCGTCGTCTACAGCGAGACCATCGCAACCGTGTCCGATCCCAGCCGCTGCGTCATGGAAGTCGCCGCCGACCGCGTGCGCGTCGAGGAAGGCGCCGGCGGGGAGCTGACGATCGTGACGCGGGCTGTGTCGCTGAGCGAGTTCGCACAGGTGACGATCGACACGCCGCCCGGATGGACCGCCGAACTCGCGGATCGCCGGTTTGAAACGGTCAACGGCGAGCAGCGGCTGACGACGCGATTCCGAATAACGGCCGCCAACGATGCCGAGAAGACCGCGACGTTGCGCGTCATCGGCCCCAGCGGTCGAACGGCGTCGCTTTCCGCCGCGGTCGTGCCGGTGCAGACGGCGCGATTGGTTCGCAACGTCAACCCGCCGCTTGGCGCGGCGGGTTCGGACAGCCCAGCGGATTCGGACAGCCCGGCGGCGGGTTCGGACAGCCCGGCGGGTTCGGACAGCCCAGCGGGTTCGGAAACGCCGGCCTCGCATCTGTCCGAACCCGCCGCGCCAAGCGGCGGGGTGACGTCCCGACCCACATCCCGTCCGACCATCGACGGCGACCTCTCCGAATGGGAGCTCGCCGAGTTCACCCGCGCCTCCGGCCCCGCCGGCGAAATCCGCGGCGCCGTCCGCTGGTCCGCCGACACGCTCTACTTCGCCTTCGATGTCGCCGACGAGACGTTCTCGCAACCCAACCGCGGCTCCCAGATCTGGCGCGGCGACTGCGTGCAGTGGGCGCTCTCGCCCGAGCCCGCCGCCACCGCCGCCTACGACGGCGTGTTCGAATTCGGCGCCGCGCAGACGCCCGACGGCCCGCGGGTCTGGTGCTGGATCGCCGGCCCCGGCGGCCGCATCGGCCCGATCGACGACGCGACGATGGCGATGAAGCATGACGCCGGTCGGCAGCGGATTTCGTACGAAATCGCACTGCCCCTCACCGATCTGCCCGGCTTCGGCTTCGCTCCCGGCCTGAAGCTCGGCTTCGCCTACGCCGCCAGCGACGATGACGGCGACGGCTTCCGCGGCGCGACCGAGTGGAGCGACGGCATCAGCGGCGGAAAGGATGCGTCGCTTTTTGGAACGCTCGCGCTGAGGGGCGAGTGA